The nucleotide window CTGTTGATGAGGATGACGGTCGTACACTTTCCAGCGCCAGGCAGAGAAGAACTCCTCGATGGGATTTAAGAATGGAGAGTATGGAGGGAGGTTGAGTGCCATGAAGGATGGGTGGTCTGTAAACCAGTTGTGGACCAAAGCAGCCCTATGGAAACTAGCATTGTCCCATATGATGACATATCGGGTCTGCTCTGGTCTCTGAACAGTGAGCATGTCATGCAAGGTGTCCAGGAATGCaataatgtgtgcagtgttgtaTGGGCCTATGGttgcatgatggtgaacaacaccATTTTGGCTTATAGCTGCACACATGGTTATGTTACCACCACATTGTTCTGGGATATTGATGATGGCACGGTGTCCAATAATGTTCCTGCCACGTCTCctggttttactgaggttaaaaccGGCCTCATCCACAAAAAGTAGCTCATGTCCCATTGCATCTGCTTCTAGTTCCATCACTCTctggacaagacaaaacaaatgcaacacatCAGGCCCATGCACAGCACTACAGTATGCACTTCCAAATTCAGAACCAATGACACTAGCTTACCTGCACATAGTCATATCGCAGTTGCTTTACACGTTCTGTGTTTCTCTCGAAAGTAACTCTGTAAATTTGCTTCATTCTTATTCTGTGGCGCGCAAGTACACGACTTAGTGCAGAAATGCTtgcactgtgtatattttgaaaGATGGTGTCATTATCAATTATGCGCTGCTGTATTTCGCGCAGTCTTATTGCATTATTGGCAATCACCATGTTCACTATATGGGTCTCTTGCTCTGGAGTGAACATTCTGCCTCTGCCCCCAACATCTGGacgtctagcaattctgtaaagataagataagataacctttattagtcccacatgtgggaaatttcagtatttttacatctatggtattgttgtATTTCTCATTGACATACGGCAGTGCCACAAgtcttagtgcaaagtgactgtactaaccgactctcatttcaaaatgtccttatgatgcttgctacagtgtagcggctcgagttaggctgaacccgttggccagcttccctcagggtcactccatggttgattacatggtccactattgtagctctgatgtcatcagcaattctatttcttactcttcttacccttcctctcccccctcctcgtcctcctcttgctcctccttgtccttgtcgttctcttcatcctacttcttcacctccacgtcctcttcctcggcctcctctacttctcactcttcctgctccctccattgtactccacacacacagcttacctgtattacagtttttttcagTCGCTAACAAGCGTTTGTCCAAACAGTTGTCACATTTGCAAAACTCTAAACACAATTAGCACAGCATCGGTCTGTTGTGGCCATACCATTCACACATTTCATGTCGTGTTCACCCAATATGCAGTCAGTGAACACATTTCCACAATGCTTACATTTTCTTAACAGACAAGCTATACCTCCCAACAAAATTATGGACTGTTTTTGTAGTATTTACGAATGTTAACACACAACATCCCACAATAGCAAAAACAATATTCCAAACCTTAGATACAGTATAAAAACCTCTGCTTCTGCAATGATATCAGTACAAAAACAATatcaatatcaaaaatatatctCAGCtgataataaacaaacaattgAATAATTGACACACAGCTGATTTATGTTGGGTAAATTGGGCCAACCACAGCTTATTCCATTCTGGCTTAGACTCAGTGGGGTTTATAAGGCAAGACCTTGAGGAGTGATGTttttggaaacaaaaaaaagacaaacactgtAATGTCTGGTCGAGGAAGAGTAAGAGCAAAGGGCCCAGGGAGAAGAGCAGGCCCAAGGAGAGGGCAAGGTAGAGGTGTAAGAATGCGTGGTGGTGGCATTCCAAGGGCTGCAAGAACAGTAGTCAGTGATGAAATTCGTGCCACTATCATTGACCATGTAATAAACCATGGTCTTTCACTAAGAGAGGCTGGTGAAAGAGTGCAGCCCAATTTGAGGCGGTCAACGGTTGCCTCCATTATACGCATCTTTCAACAAACCAACAGGTAAGTATTGCATTTTACATGGATTGTTTCTATTCTCACTTGACATGTCAATATGGTCATACAGTAATGCATATGTtgaattttttgtctttctAAAGAATACAACGTCTTCCACCCTCTGGGGGAAGAGGAAAGCTCCTCAGTAATGATCAGGAGCTTGCCATTGTAGAAATGGTTGCTGCAAATAATGCAATAAAACTGCGTGAAATTCAAACTAGAATTGTGGCGGACCATGAGATATTTGACAATATCGATAGAATCAGCCTCACAACCATTACGCGgacattgtccaaacacagagtgcGGATGAAGCAGCTCTACACTGTTCCCTTTGAGAGGAACAGTGAGAGGGTCAAGGAGCTACGACGACAATATGTCCAGGTATAGTGTATATTCAATCCAATGTCCAGTTCTATAAGCTTTGCACTTTGCAAGTAGGTAACCTACACAATACTAGGTTACAGTACAGTATGGTATACAGTAATAACATGACTTACATAAACTTTGTTTCAGAGAGTTATGGAATTGGAGGCCAACCAGGCCCCTCATGAATTCATATACATCGATGAGGCAGGATTCAATCTGGCCAAAAGGCGTCGACGTGGACGAAATGTAATTGGAAAAAGGGCCACAGTTGATGTGCCAGGACAGAGAGGGGCAAACATTACCATGTGTGCAGCAATTGCAAATGCAGGATTACTCCTTCACAGATGTCAGGTTGGACCCTATAATACAGAGCGCTTGCTTGCCTTTCTCAATGATCTCCACCAGCGCCTGGTTCCAGAGCAGGGTCAGGAGGGTGAAAACATGAGGACCTTTGTAATTACCTGGGACAATGTGGCTTTCCATCACTCGCAAGCAATAACAACATGGTTTGAAGTCCACCCAAGACTGGTAAGTCTCTTCCTTCCACCCTATTCACCTTTCCTCAACCCCATAGAGGAGTTCTTTTCTGCATGGAGGTGGAAGGTTTATGACCATCAGCCACATGACCAGATGTCCCTCCTTGAAGCCATGGATGCTGGCTCCAGGGACATCACAGTTGACGATTGCCAAGGGTGGGTCCGACATACCAGGCGGTTTTATCCCAGGTGCATCGACTTGGATAACATCAGATGTGATGTTGATGAAAACATGTGGCCTAACCCTGAAGATCGCAGAGATTAGATGCaaattttttgcctttttttagcccccctccccctcccccccttTTTATCTTggctttttgctgttgtttttttgttcagaATGCTCTTGTGTGTTTCATGGATATTTTGTTCACTGTAAGCAATACTGTAAAACTTTCTCTGTCCTATCATACCGTGTTTCTACTGTACCTCCTGTAGtaaacagtaaagaaacaaaaacttgtTTGCTTTTTACTGGAATGCTTTTGAATGTGAACATTACTGTACATGTGGACATACAGTTACCAACCAAGACATTTCTGGTGTCAAAATGGTGGATTGCATGTTTCGCATGCAAATACCTGTAAAACTGAAACATAAAAGTCTATGCAGTTTTTGTAATGTCAATAATAGCCAGTATTTTGAAACCTGGTGTACTTTGATTGACTGCATGTACCTTGTGAAGTGAAAACAAGTGTTATTCTTTGACAGACTAATTTCATTTTGAGTCAGATTTATAGTGTTTTTGTACAGTTAGTGTGTGCAGAGAAAGATGTGTTCTATTTTGAAATGAAGAGTTAgtatatatttaacaaaatgtatttttgagaagAAAATTATCCATTTGGCCAATTGTGTTTTGTAGGTGTGAGTCTGTGTTAAGAGTTTAGAAAAAGTATCTGAAGTATGGGTAGGCGCTTGTTAGCGATTGAAAAAAACTGTAATGAACAGGAAATTATCCAATAACCAGCCCCTAATTGCAGATAGACAAGATTCTAGCTTAGATACTTCAGCACAATTTCCAATCGTTAGAGGAACATAAAACTGCAGGTCATCAGCGTAACAATGAAAAgttacattaaaagaacataAAAGAACACCAAGAGGCAGCAGGGCtcttcatttctaaattattaactaacaatcttgtacttaaagtgctttgtcaatattgtagaaaatgctaaacttaatcatcatcttggctcctctgacgacctgtttgctgctgcctgctgctgaaaggcagtggggagaggggacacttgggcagtgcatttatcgcagcacataatgtgttttctggatacactgctgctttttcagcattcaaagattgatggcaccgtgtcagagctggctatgaatttcagacagatcaggccttaactaaacaaaaaagttatctatcgttcttttcatcttttcttattacccacagctacatccacttctgtcaggcctaggctgctcactagagctgggtatcatcactgatttctataatccattcgattccggttctcaaagtcctgattcgattcaatttagcctgagacagtcagaaatattataattctgatcatttatcagcactgatacatgtgagacttcatcagaattgtgaacatcacagcagatgcctttgtgtcaaagtaactgagaataaaacacagaaaaacatgaaggagattttgctggcctggctttttatagcagataaccttaaaaatattctgcaatattctgcaattttgcataattttaaaaagtttacatttcttcagtattgaacagcagaaattaggctttcttgtccgaggtcatttaagtgaaaaaaaagaaaaagaaaagaaaaagacagcggccgacagcgctgtaaacaacggtagactggtgggtaataagccaATGAATAACAGAGATTTGaaacgggaaactgttcttgaagtacacggagagagagagagagagagagagctgtgcatgaagtgtgatttttatcgtggtggaagcaaaacagcaaaagtcagagggaattcatgacgacattgatcaaatgtgaagcgtagtttgctgcttcttttgctgctggctcggcgaattttggttggagagacaaaacctgcagctcagaatcagctcaaaaagacgtaaacacagagcagacccgacgcatcagaatcggcagggctcgcaaaatttcaaaatccctggtagcccttcgggcagggactcttcagtttttggtagcccaaaataaatttaagtagcccgaataaaaaagggagcaatttttttatgttttgtttcctgttttgtttctgttacaatattaaatttaatgtataatattgtaacggaaacaaaacattaattataaaattgttgaaacacaaattacaacattgtataaaaattacaatcatcaactcaaatacttggatctaattgaacagaaatttctatgaacttgtaagaactgtgtagaacatgaatcagtctgtgtcaggtcctgaatttgaaatttccactgaagtctcAGGAGAGAgggatattataccccttatgtcaaaaatattcatgagctttttgagtgttaggttctatgaattattcatgagctcaggaagtaattaaattatgataataattaaattatgataataattaaattatgatattcataaaaaattatgattttcataaaaatatgatattcatccaaaatatgctagttcataggtcattgcttttcttcccccaaaaataagaactaattgcttattttagaaaagtttttatatcaaatagcattcttttatttttttaatccaataaaaactttttccttttttccctaaagaaacgccatctggtggtgggtcagcgcaTGACAGCGCATGAGTGCACAGGGTGCGCACGAGCGCGCCTGTGTGTCTAGGCGCGCCCGTGCGCGCGCCTGACTCGGGACCGGGCCTGTGTGTCTGGGACAGTGTTTAtgggtgaaaatgtgttaaaccagtataaatgtgcttagttaaacttgtgcttttgtaacgttcagtattgccagacatacagggtgcatgccttgtgggaaaagtttatttcaatttatatgcatttgtttaatccaaacaaagaaatttaaaatcaaagtccGAGTCGCAAAAAACTCTGGCGATCATAAACGCACCGCGGCTCCCAGCGGcttacagcaaaaaacaaacaacaacaacaaaaaaaaaaacctcctgaaaaacaaaacaaaacaaaaaaacctccgcggtttctctccaaaatacacaaaacaaaaaacccctagaaataacctgtagGGAACCCCCGTATACCCAAAACCTTATATTCGAAAACAGGgcaaatcctgaaaccaaatccttagtCATTTTTTCTCAAAAAACAGCCCTATCACTAGCTCCGTGTCTAAGTTCTTACTCGCGATCCTTAGGCACATAACCCGCCaatcctcctgaaaaacaaaaaaaaaccctccgcagtttctctccaaaatacgcaaaacaaaaaacccctagaaataacctgtagTCAACCTCCTATCCCCAAGCCTTATATTTGATAACAGGGCaaaatcctgaaaccaaatccttagGCTTTTTTTCTCAAATCCCGCTCAGAGTCTAAGTTCTCCCTTCGCTCCGATCCGCACCGGCCCGCAACCAGAGCAGTCTCTTTTTCCTTATTGTTCGTTCCCCGGCTCATCCCCGAATGCTGCTTACCTCGTTTGAAAGATTGCGCCCgagaccaactccgcctccCAGGTGCCCCGCTGCCCTGCCGCCACTCAGACCaattcacaataatacccccttcgccagaccactaaaacaattagcggtactcagaccaattcacaataataccccTTCGCCAGACCACtaaaacaattagcggtactcagaccaattcacaataataccccCTTCGCCAGACCACTAAAACAATTCGCGTCACTTTTACCTGTGTGCATATCAATCATACCAGGTAAACCTTACTGCCCCGCTGACAATTACATAACAAAGGGGCGGATCCATTGGCACCCTACTCACCCAATTGGATACAGGCCCGATTTATCTTCTCAGCGATAGGTCTATTCTCTCACTTGCATCAGGATAAATAATCTCACATTTCaagttgaatttaacagtttttccctctcagaaaaacaagttttctccttttttcacaAAACAACATGGCCACCAGACCTACCAACCTCACTGTGGTCTCTCAGACCCCCGTAACCAGCTACAGAGCCTCTGCCACGCCAGTGCAAGTCAGACGATTGCATCTCTGTAGGGTCCAACCTGCATCTGCTATCCCTTTGGAGGAGAGATTCCCTCTCAACACCGGGGGATTTTGGGGCTATGCTTTCAGCCTCCCAGAGAGCCAAATCTATTTCTACCAGCTAAAAGCAGGTGAAAGTTTTGGCCCGCTGACACCACGGATTGCTTTTAGCTCCTCTGATTGGGCTGTTTTGACCCTCATCACGACCCCTGAAATCCAGAAGAGCCTGCAGGATACGAGCTCCCAGCAACCGCGAACAAGGGACCAAGAAACGCAGACGCCTCGTGTTTTCAAAGGGGCCCATGCGTCTCCACCATTCACCCAACAACACCGGCCTTTAAATGCGGTGAGAAAAACCGTGACATATGCGCAGTGGGAGACTAAGAGCACGCCGTTTTGCAGGTGGGTCTGTAAGGCCAGTCGTCAGACAGCAGAAAATGCCGGCAAGGATGAGTTCGTGCTGGAGCTTACGAACACCCactcaggtgttttcaacacatTGCTTCGGATTCCCATTCAAGACTGGCTGAAGATGGTGGGGGAAAAGAACGGCAGAATTTTAGAGCTTTTTAAGCTAAGTACACGCACCTCTGAGTTGGTCCTGGTTGGAAATAACCCCCCGCACTCAAAATAACCCCCCCCTCATCCGGTCCCCTtaccccgcctcctcctccccaGTGCTTTTAAAAACCGCAACGACCGTCTCCTCCACATCGTCTGTAAACAGCCATGAGTCACCACAGCTCTGGAACTCCCTCTGCTCTAACCCCAGCATCCTTTCGACCAACAGCTGCTTCTACTCCAGCCGGGAACCCCGTGATGGATCTTGCTACTCCACCGCAGAGTCCCCACCGGGGGTCATCATCTCCGGCTGCTATGCTTCCAGATTCGCCGCTCCTGCCTCCATCACCTCAAGGTTGGAACTCTCCCGGCCACCCTGCTCTCGGCTGGCAATCACCCGAACAGACCCCGGTAAACAACCCAGTCTCCGGTGTCTCGCTCTGGGCCTTGGGCGACCCTGTGTGCCGGGCTCTTTTCAGAGAGCCTGAAGACAATGATCCCCATCCCGGGGTGCGCAGTGGACAATCTTCGTCCCTGGACATCGACGAGGCCGCTACTCTACTCCCCACAGCCGTTTTTGAACTTATAAAACTAACTCTCAAGTACCTTGTCATGTCGCTACTCCAGAAACACCGACAAGACGTGTGTCAAGGATGCGCAGTCTCCCACCCCTCACAGAGACGCCATTCTTGTCTTTTCCCGTtggaaaaatattactttttcaagtactATGATGAACTCTGCAAAAGATTATGGAACGGACATTTCACCAACACATTATTACAAATTTTACGGTTAGAAGGCTTTTCACCACCACCCGAGCAAGTCAGAGGTGTGGCCCAGGCGTATCTCTTTGAACTCAGAGACGCCCGCGATATAGAGGGCACTCTGCAAGAAATCGAGACCAGTGTCACTGAAGTTACTCGTACAATAATTGATCAAGTGTTAGATGACAATTACTCACTGTGGCTGTCctagtatttgtttttcttctctttcctattatttttcttactgtcaagtttttgtttgtgtgttttttactcGTTTcagatgtaatgttttttttttttgtttgttttgttttttcattacatcaaataaattgtttttggaaaaacgttgtatcaaataaaactttcttggaaaagcattgcaagaatcaaactcattatttgtttttactcgttcaaatgtattgtttttcattacataaaataaattgtttttggaaaacctttacatgaaataaaactttcttggaaaatcattgcaagaatcaaactcgttatttttgtttttactagaATCAAAGTGCAATGTTTTAatgacaacaaataaaatattttcatgaaGTTGTTACATGAGATAAGTAACTGCTCGATCATGAAATAAAACCATAGTTAAACATAACTTCAAAGAACACACATGGCAGAGCAGATTCTATTGAAACGCGCATATTACGACCCATCTCGCCCCGGTAGTTTTTGCGGAGTGCAAAAATTGATTAAAAGCGTGCAGGATGAAACTGGTACAAAGATTAACGCGCAAACAGCTCAAAACTTGCTCGCAGAACAGGATGCATACACCTTACACCGAGCCGCACGCCTGCGCTTTCCGAGAAACCGTGTGTTTGTCCCCAGACCTCTTAATCAATTTCAAGCCTGCCaatcctcctgaaaaacaaaaaaaacccctccgcggtttctctccaaaatacgcaaaacaaaaaacccctagaaataacctgtagTCAACCTCCTATCCCCAAGCCTTATATTCGATAACAGGGCaaaatcctgaaaccaaatccttagGCTTTTTTTCTCAAATCCCGCTCAGAGTCTAAGTTCTCCCTTCGCTCCGATCCGCACCGGCCCGCAACCAGAGCAGTCTCTTTTTCCTTATTGTTCGTTCCCCGGCTCATCCCCGAATGCTGCTTACCTCGTTTGAAAGATTGCGCCCgagaccaactccgcctccCAGGTGCCCCGCTGCCAATCACATAACAAAGGGGGCGGCTCCATTCGCACCCCGCTCACCCAATCGCGCTCAGCTTGGATTTTCACGATCCCCCCGCTCAGGTTAAGACTCGCGTCCTCTCTCACAAGCCGTCTGACTTCGGACGCGTGGACAACTACCTCCACTCAGACTCAATCCACTCAGACTCAATCCACTCAGACCGAATCCACAATATTACCCCGGTCTCCAGACCACTTCGACAATTGGCGGCACTTTTACCTGTGTGCATATCAATCGGTAAGTGTTACTcttgctttcctttttttaaccattttctcTCAATAAGCTTTTCAAAGCCATCCAGAAAATAGGTAGTctaacacctgtaatacactttaaaaaatatatatatataagctccCAGTTTATCACTCAAAGCTAAAAGTGCTTGAGTACACTAGCAGCGATCATGTCCTCCTCAGGtacctctttttttcttactcTTGTTCATATAATGcttatattttactgtatttcctgtttttaaatactccttgttatttctttttagaCTCTGAAATAAGCCTGTTTGATTAATGcttatattttactgtatttcctgtttgtttaaatacttattatttctttttagaCTCTGAAATAAGCCTGCTTGATTCTTCTCTTTTGGATAATCTCGATCAAATCGGTAGGTCTGCTTCATTCTTCTTGTCCCTTTTAACAGTTAAttgtacaagaaaaacaaaaacagtaaccCTCTTTTTAACTTATCAAACTTTTTCAGACATATCGGATTTGGACAACTATGTTTTTTCGAGTTCACCTAGTTCTTCGCCCAGTTCTTCACCACCACCGGTTTTAGAGCGAGCTACAGGCAAGAACATCCGTCTCTCGACCCGCGAGAGACAGGCCTTGCTTTCTGCAAGGGCTTGCCCAGCTTCAGCCCCCCAGCGTCCCTCGGGGAAAAACCTGAATTTAACCACCCGGGAGAGGGAACAACTGTTCGCGGCACACGCTCCCAGTCCCGGCTTCGGAGCTTCAGCCCCCCAGCGTCCCTCGGGGAAAAACCTGAATTTAACCGCCTGGGAGAGGGAACAACTG belongs to Oreochromis niloticus isolate F11D_XX linkage group LG17, O_niloticus_UMD_NMBU, whole genome shotgun sequence and includes:
- the LOC109194998 gene encoding uncharacterized protein LOC109194998, whose product is MFTPEQETHIVNMVIANNAIRLREIQQRIIDNDTIFQNIHSASISALSRVLARHRIRMKQIYRVTFERNTERVKQLRYDYVQRVMELEADAMGHELLFVDEAGFNLSKTRRRGRNIIGHRAIINIPEQCGGNITMCAAISQNGVVHHHATIGPYNTAHIIAFLDTLHDMLTVQRPEQTRYVIIWDNASFHRAALVHNWFTDHPSFMALNLPPYSPFLNPIEEFFSAWRWKVYDRHPHQQVALLQAMEEACGDIDQASCQAWIRHSRRYFPGALDWRISHAMWTKFCGRTQKDDMM
- the LOC102078150 gene encoding uncharacterized protein LOC102078150 — translated: MVAANNAIKLREIQTRIVADHEIFDNIDRISLTTITRTLSKHRVRMKQLYTVPFERNSERVKELRRQYVQRVMELEANQAPHEFIYIDEAGFNLAKRRRRGRNVIGKRATVDVPGQRGANITMCAAIANAGLLLHRCQVGPYNTERLLAFLNDLHQRLVPEQGQEGENMRTFVITWDNVAFHHSQAITTWFEVHPRLVSLFLPPYSPFLNPIEEFFSAWRWKVYDHQPHDQMSLLEAMDAGSRDITVDDCQGWVRHTRRFYPRCIDLDNIRCDVDENMWPNPEDRRD